In one window of Tumebacillus algifaecis DNA:
- a CDS encoding FecCD family ABC transporter permease: protein MFVLLPNSFGKIAGLLALVASVICLLFISIVFGVMDTTWQTAVEAYTNFSGTNEQLVIKEVRVPRALIAAAVGASLGMVGVLMQTLTRNPLADPGIFGINAGASFFIVLSISFFSVNSLSQFAWIAFLGAAVSGVVVYVLGALGKDGLTPLKLTLAGAAMTALFSSMMHGMLVVNERTLEEVLFWLAGSVAGRKLEFLVSVLPYLAVGWVGTLLISGQLNVLMMGDDVAKGLGQRTALLKVTTGLLIILLAGSSVAVAGPIGFVGLVIPHIARFLVGIDLRWVLLYSAGLGAVLLLGADIAARWITMPDELPLGVMTALIGAPIFVYVARKGLSRQ from the coding sequence ATGTTTGTACTATTACCTAACTCTTTTGGTAAGATCGCTGGATTGTTGGCGTTGGTCGCATCGGTGATCTGCCTGTTGTTTATTTCGATCGTCTTTGGTGTGATGGACACCACCTGGCAGACGGCCGTCGAAGCTTATACAAATTTTAGCGGTACCAATGAGCAACTCGTCATCAAAGAGGTACGCGTGCCGCGCGCGCTGATCGCCGCCGCTGTCGGGGCCTCGCTCGGTATGGTCGGGGTGTTGATGCAAACGCTGACCCGCAATCCGCTGGCCGATCCAGGTATTTTCGGGATCAATGCGGGTGCTTCGTTCTTTATCGTGCTGTCGATCTCTTTTTTCTCGGTCAACTCGCTGTCCCAGTTTGCATGGATCGCCTTTTTGGGCGCGGCGGTGAGCGGTGTGGTCGTCTATGTGCTCGGAGCGTTAGGTAAAGACGGCTTGACTCCGCTCAAGCTGACGTTGGCAGGCGCGGCGATGACCGCCCTGTTTTCTTCGATGATGCACGGGATGCTCGTCGTCAATGAACGGACGCTTGAAGAAGTGCTGTTCTGGCTGGCCGGATCGGTCGCAGGCCGCAAACTGGAATTTTTGGTATCGGTGCTTCCCTACTTGGCTGTCGGCTGGGTCGGCACGCTGTTGATCTCGGGTCAGCTCAACGTCCTGATGATGGGGGATGATGTGGCCAAAGGTCTCGGCCAGCGCACGGCGCTTTTGAAAGTGACGACCGGATTGCTGATCATCCTGCTCGCCGGTTCATCGGTCGCCGTCGCCGGTCCGATCGGTTTTGTCGGGCTCGTCATCCCGCACATCGCCCGCTTTTTGGTCGGGATCGATCTGCGCTGGGTGCTGTTGTACAGCGCGGGACTCGGAGCGGTCCTGCTACTTGGGGCAGACATTGCTGCCCGATGGATCACGATGCCCGACGAACTGCCACTGGGTGTGATGACAGCGCTGATCGGCGCACCGATCTTTGTGTATGTGGCACGAAAGGGGCTTAGCAGGCAATGA